The Microlunatus antarcticus genome window below encodes:
- a CDS encoding IclR family transcriptional regulator codes for MSSDLSAESARVPGIQSVDRAASILELLGRTGSAGVSEVALELDVHKSTAFRLLGALEARGLVEQGVNRGKYQLGIGVLRLANAVYHRLSVVAQARPSLERLADAQGETVNLAVQRSGWAVNLDQAMGPSPLTSYDWIGNLTPLHATASGKVFLAALGAEERTALLGPEPLTRFTEATLTDRDRLDAELARVAAAGVASTYGELEDGLNAAAVPVRDHLGSVVASISVAGPAFRFDPADEQVVADLRRAGAAVSERLGHDPSS; via the coding sequence ATGTCGTCCGACCTGTCCGCCGAGAGCGCCCGCGTCCCGGGGATCCAGTCCGTCGACCGGGCGGCGAGCATCCTCGAGCTCCTCGGCCGCACCGGCAGCGCCGGCGTCAGCGAGGTCGCGCTCGAGCTGGACGTCCACAAGTCGACCGCCTTCCGGCTGCTCGGCGCGCTCGAGGCGCGCGGGCTGGTCGAGCAGGGCGTGAACCGGGGCAAGTACCAGCTGGGCATCGGCGTGCTCCGCCTGGCCAACGCGGTCTACCACCGGCTGAGCGTCGTGGCGCAGGCCCGGCCGAGCCTGGAACGCCTGGCCGACGCGCAGGGCGAGACGGTCAACCTGGCCGTCCAGCGCTCGGGATGGGCGGTCAACCTCGACCAGGCGATGGGTCCGTCGCCGCTGACGAGCTACGACTGGATCGGCAACCTGACCCCGCTGCACGCCACGGCGAGCGGCAAGGTGTTCCTGGCCGCGCTCGGCGCCGAGGAACGGACGGCGCTCCTCGGGCCGGAGCCGCTCACGCGCTTCACCGAGGCGACGCTCACCGACCGCGACCGGCTCGACGCCGAGCTTGCGCGGGTCGCGGCGGCGGGCGTCGCGAGCACGTACGGAGAGCTCGAGGACGGGCTGAACGCCGCCGCGGTCCCCGTCCGGGACCACCTCGGTTCGGTCGTCGCCTCGATCAGCGTCGCGGGCCCGGCGTTCCGGTTCGACCCGGCCGACGAGCAGGTGGTCGCCGACCTGCGCCGTGCCGGCGCCGCGGTGAGCGAGCGGCTGGGTCACGACCCTTCCAGCTGA